A genome region from Baekduia alba includes the following:
- a CDS encoding glycosyltransferase family 2 protein → MKITFLIPAYNEAATIVAVLDAVDALGLDREILVVDDGSQDGTAALVEQWAQGNDGVVLLRKENAGKGSALRHGIPHATGDIVVIQDADLEYDPQDVPSLIKPIVDGAADVVYGSRLSGGGAQRAYMFWHLVGNRFLSLVTGVLFNTTLSDMETGYKAFRREVLQALPLTEDQFGIEPEITGWICRRGLRIYEVPISYFGRTYGEGKKITWRDGFRALWVLLRVRLAPSA, encoded by the coding sequence ATGAAGATCACGTTCCTCATCCCCGCCTACAACGAGGCCGCCACGATCGTCGCGGTGCTCGACGCCGTGGACGCGCTCGGGCTCGACCGCGAGATCCTCGTCGTCGACGACGGCTCGCAGGACGGCACGGCCGCGCTCGTCGAGCAGTGGGCGCAGGGCAACGACGGCGTCGTCCTGCTGCGCAAGGAGAACGCCGGCAAGGGCAGCGCCCTGCGCCACGGCATCCCGCACGCGACCGGCGACATCGTCGTCATCCAGGACGCCGACCTGGAGTACGACCCGCAGGACGTCCCGTCGCTGATCAAGCCGATCGTGGACGGCGCGGCCGACGTCGTCTACGGCTCCCGCCTCAGCGGCGGCGGCGCGCAGCGCGCCTACATGTTCTGGCACCTCGTCGGCAACCGCTTCCTGTCGCTGGTCACCGGCGTGCTGTTCAACACCACGCTGTCGGACATGGAGACGGGCTACAAGGCCTTCCGCCGCGAGGTGCTGCAGGCGCTGCCGCTCACCGAGGACCAGTTCGGGATCGAGCCGGAGATCACCGGCTGGATCTGCCGCCGCGGGCTGCGGATCTACGAGGTCCCGATCTCCTACTTCGGCCGCACGTACGGCGAGGGCAAGAAGATCACGTGGCGCGACGGCTTCCGCGCCCTGTGGGTGCTGCTGCGCGTCCGGCTGGCGCCCAGCGCCTAG
- a CDS encoding transketolase family protein yields MRNDFIAELVELAAEDERVMLLTGDLGYMVLEDFEKRHPERFLNCGVGEQNMLGVATGLAEAGYIPFAYSIATFATLRPYEFIRNGPALHDLPVRIVGVGGGFDYGHNGVTHFALEDYAVMRTQPSITTVAAADAAQARAAVRATRDHPGPIYFRVSKRGDAVPGLDGRFALGRLEVLREGGDAAILAIGSIAHAAVEAAELLANQGLQASVGIVSSFNPGPADDIAELLDGVPAVATVEAHYRDGGLGSYVAETIAERGLESRLLRCAVGRMPGGEAGSQSYLEAQHGLSAQQIAERVLAAVDVAR; encoded by the coding sequence ATGCGCAACGACTTCATCGCCGAGCTCGTCGAGCTGGCCGCCGAGGACGAGCGCGTCATGCTGCTGACCGGTGACCTCGGCTACATGGTGCTCGAGGACTTCGAGAAGCGCCACCCGGAGCGGTTCCTCAACTGCGGCGTCGGCGAGCAGAACATGCTCGGCGTCGCGACCGGCCTGGCCGAGGCGGGGTACATCCCGTTCGCCTACTCCATCGCGACGTTCGCGACGCTGCGCCCGTACGAGTTCATCCGCAACGGCCCCGCGCTGCACGACCTGCCGGTCCGCATCGTCGGCGTCGGCGGCGGCTTCGACTACGGCCACAACGGCGTGACGCACTTCGCGCTCGAGGACTACGCGGTCATGCGCACCCAGCCGTCGATCACGACCGTCGCGGCCGCCGACGCCGCGCAGGCGCGAGCCGCCGTGCGGGCCACGCGGGACCATCCGGGCCCGATCTACTTCCGCGTCAGCAAGCGCGGCGACGCCGTCCCCGGCCTCGACGGCCGCTTCGCGCTGGGCCGCCTCGAGGTCCTGCGCGAGGGCGGCGACGCCGCGATCCTGGCGATCGGCTCGATCGCGCACGCCGCGGTCGAGGCCGCCGAGCTCCTGGCGAACCAGGGCCTGCAGGCCAGCGTCGGCATCGTGTCCTCGTTCAACCCGGGGCCGGCCGACGACATCGCCGAGCTGCTGGACGGCGTCCCCGCGGTCGCGACCGTCGAGGCGCACTACCGCGACGGCGGCCTCGGCTCCTACGTGGCCGAGACGATCGCCGAGCGCGGCCTGGAGTCGCGGCTGCTGCGCTGCGCCGTGGGCCGGATGCCCGGCGGCGAGGCCGGCAGCCAGAGCTACCTCGAAGCGCAGCACGGCCTGTCGGCCCAGCAGATCGCCGAGCGCGTGCTGGCCGCCGTCGACGTCGCGAGGTGA
- a CDS encoding glycosyltransferase family 2 protein: protein MKITAVIACYRDAPAVPIMHERLVNTFNSIGSDYEIIFVNDGSPDNARDVLAELAARDPKVVVVNHARAFGSQSAFTSGMRIATGDAVVLLDGDLQDPPEIIPEFVEKWREGYDVVYGIRVQREAPKHMQLFYKSFYRVFKRMAYVDVPVDAGDFGLVDRRVVDAINALPETHRLMRGLRAWVGFKQVGVPYVRPERMFGTTTNNFRKNLGWARRAIVSFSYAPLDLITGLALSIVLLSFLAIFVQLVLRVVDPSAAPRGITTIILIVLFLGGIQLLCLSIIGSYLAHVYEEVKRRPPFVVESILNAPPGTVLPAARALPVSDPVAPESARPAPTHVVPPGP, encoded by the coding sequence GTGAAGATCACGGCGGTCATCGCCTGCTACCGGGACGCTCCCGCCGTCCCGATCATGCACGAGCGGTTGGTCAACACCTTCAACTCGATCGGCAGCGACTACGAGATCATCTTCGTCAACGACGGCTCGCCCGACAACGCGCGCGACGTCCTGGCGGAGCTGGCCGCGCGCGACCCGAAGGTCGTCGTGGTCAACCACGCGCGGGCCTTCGGCTCGCAGAGCGCGTTCACGTCGGGCATGCGGATCGCCACCGGCGACGCCGTCGTGCTGCTCGACGGCGACCTCCAGGACCCGCCGGAGATCATCCCCGAGTTCGTGGAGAAGTGGCGCGAGGGCTACGACGTCGTCTACGGCATCCGCGTCCAGCGCGAGGCGCCCAAGCACATGCAGCTCTTCTACAAGAGCTTCTACCGCGTCTTCAAGCGCATGGCCTACGTCGACGTGCCCGTCGACGCCGGCGACTTCGGCCTCGTCGACCGCCGCGTCGTCGACGCCATCAACGCGCTCCCGGAGACGCACCGCCTGATGCGCGGCCTGCGCGCCTGGGTCGGCTTCAAGCAGGTCGGCGTCCCCTACGTCCGCCCCGAGCGGATGTTCGGCACCACCACCAACAACTTCCGCAAGAACCTCGGCTGGGCGCGGCGCGCGATCGTCTCGTTCTCCTACGCCCCGCTGGACCTCATCACCGGGCTGGCGCTCTCGATCGTGCTGCTCTCGTTCCTGGCGATCTTCGTGCAGCTCGTGCTGCGCGTGGTCGACCCGAGCGCGGCGCCGCGCGGCATCACGACCATCATCTTGATCGTGCTGTTCCTCGGCGGCATCCAGCTGCTGTGCCTGAGCATCATCGGCTCCTACCTCGCGCACGTCTACGAGGAGGTCAAGCGCCGCCCGCCGTTCGTGGTGGAGTCGATCCTCAACGCCCCTCCGGGCACGGTGCTGCCCGCGGCGCGGGCGCTGCCGGTCAGCGACCCGGTGGCGCCGGAGTCGGCACGACCGGCGCCGACGCACGTGGTCCCGCCCGGTCCCTGA
- a CDS encoding transketolase yields the protein MDLPERASFAHAIRRIVIEQSYRAHVGHIGSALSIADLVTAVVAGPMRGEGADRDRLVLSKGHAALALYGALHLQGRLDDEQIASYCDDGTQLGVHPEPGLDGIDFGTGSLGQGLSLGAGAALAAKRQGSDRRIYVIVSDAELNEGSIWEAAMFSAHHRLDNLTLLVDLNGQQAMNYTPEVLDLGAVDEKFRVFGWDAQVAPGHDQEQLAAALERAAGATGQPSVIVATTTFGHGVSFMESVIDWHYLPLTDEQYEQAMAELEAVAA from the coding sequence TGGACTTGCCAGAGCGCGCGTCGTTCGCGCATGCCATCAGGCGGATCGTCATCGAGCAGTCGTACCGCGCGCACGTGGGCCACATCGGGTCCGCGCTGTCGATCGCGGACCTCGTGACGGCCGTCGTCGCGGGCCCCATGCGGGGCGAGGGCGCCGATCGCGACCGCTTGGTCCTGTCCAAGGGCCACGCGGCGCTGGCGCTGTACGGCGCGCTGCACCTGCAGGGCCGCCTCGACGACGAGCAGATCGCCAGCTACTGCGACGACGGCACCCAGCTCGGCGTCCACCCGGAGCCGGGCCTGGACGGCATCGACTTCGGCACCGGCTCGCTCGGACAGGGCCTCTCGCTCGGCGCCGGCGCGGCACTCGCTGCCAAACGTCAGGGGTCGGACCGTCGCATCTACGTGATCGTGAGCGACGCCGAGCTCAACGAGGGCTCGATCTGGGAGGCCGCGATGTTCAGCGCCCACCACCGGCTCGACAACCTCACGCTCCTGGTCGACCTCAACGGCCAGCAGGCCATGAACTACACGCCCGAGGTCCTCGACCTCGGCGCCGTGGACGAGAAGTTCCGCGTCTTCGGCTGGGACGCGCAGGTCGCGCCCGGTCACGACCAGGAGCAGCTCGCGGCCGCGCTGGAGCGCGCCGCCGGCGCGACCGGCCAGCCGAGCGTCATCGTGGCGACCACCACCTTCGGGCACGGCGTCTCGTTCATGGAGTCCGTGATCGACTGGCACTACCTCCCGCTGACCGACGAGCAGTACGAGCAGGCCATGGCCGAGCTCGAGGCGGTGGCCGCCTGA
- a CDS encoding NAD-dependent epimerase/dehydratase family protein, with protein MPPLRVRALVTGAGGFVGANLVEELADQGHEVVAWVRPGSDNWRLDHLAGEVDIADVDLLDPEAIHGGVDHAKPDWVFHLAAHGAYSWQRDPEIIMQTNLVAAVHLLSACQNRGFEAFINAGSSSEYGSKDRAPLEGDLPEPNSDYAVMKAATTLHGRFVSVRDDVHVVTLRLYSVFGPWEQPGRLMPTLVARGLKGELPPLVSPDTPRDFISVRDTNRAFLAAAAHTELERGSVLNIGSGRETKLREVVEVARAELGIAAEPEWGTEPQRSWDTAVWVSDPSLAQERLGWVAADDVAVGFKALADWLREHPEVHDRFGI; from the coding sequence GTGCCCCCACTCCGCGTGAGAGCGCTCGTCACCGGCGCCGGCGGCTTCGTCGGCGCCAACCTCGTCGAAGAGCTCGCGGACCAGGGCCACGAGGTCGTCGCCTGGGTCCGTCCGGGAAGCGACAACTGGCGCCTGGACCACCTCGCGGGAGAAGTCGACATCGCCGACGTCGACCTGCTCGATCCCGAGGCGATCCACGGCGGCGTCGACCACGCCAAGCCCGACTGGGTCTTCCACCTCGCCGCGCACGGCGCGTACTCGTGGCAGCGCGATCCCGAGATCATCATGCAGACCAACCTGGTGGCCGCCGTCCACCTGCTGTCGGCCTGCCAGAACCGCGGCTTCGAAGCCTTCATCAACGCCGGGTCCTCATCGGAGTACGGCAGCAAGGACCGCGCGCCGCTGGAGGGCGACCTGCCCGAGCCCAACAGCGACTACGCGGTGATGAAGGCCGCGACGACGCTGCACGGCCGCTTCGTGTCCGTGCGCGACGACGTCCACGTGGTGACGCTGCGCCTGTACTCGGTCTTCGGCCCGTGGGAGCAGCCCGGCCGGCTGATGCCGACGCTCGTCGCGCGCGGCCTGAAGGGCGAGCTGCCGCCGCTGGTCTCTCCCGACACGCCGCGCGACTTCATCTCGGTGCGCGACACCAACCGCGCGTTCCTGGCCGCCGCCGCGCACACCGAGCTCGAGCGCGGCAGCGTGCTGAACATCGGGTCGGGTCGCGAGACCAAGCTGCGCGAGGTCGTCGAGGTCGCGCGTGCCGAGCTGGGCATCGCGGCCGAGCCCGAGTGGGGCACCGAGCCGCAGCGGTCCTGGGACACCGCCGTGTGGGTCAGCGACCCGTCGCTCGCCCAAGAGCGGCTGGGCTGGGTCGCCGCGGACGACGTCGCCGTCGGCTTCAAGGCCCTGGCCGACTGGCTGCGCGAGCACCCCGAGGTCCACGACCGATTCGGGATCTAG